Proteins from a single region of Pseudomonas ekonensis:
- a CDS encoding 5-guanidino-2-oxopentanoate decarboxylase, which produces MATCGEVLVKLLEGYGVEQVFGIPGVHTVELYRGLARSSINHVTPRHEQGAGFMADGYARTSGKPGVCFIITGPGMTNITTAMGQAYADSIPMLVISSVQSRSQLGGGRGKLHELPNQSALVGGVAAFSHTLMSASELPAVLARAFALFQAGRPRPVHIEIPLDVLVEDADDLLASVPVHIDRAGAAPSAVNRMAERLAGAQRPLILAGGGAIDAAAELTELAERLDAPVALTINAKGMLPSGHPLLIGSTQSLVATRALVADADVVLAIGTELAETDYDVTFAGGFEIPGQLLRVDIDPDQTVRNYPPHVALVADSRNAAQALLSALARYPLAERRNDWGQVRAARLREELAAGWDAPALAQTRFLETVLHELPEAVFVGDSTQPVYTGNLTFNPDHPRRWFNASTGYGTLGYALPAAIGAWLGGRPEQGARPPVVCLIGDGGLQFTLPELASAVEARVPVIVLLWNNQGYEEIKRYMVNRSIEPVGVDIYTPDFIGVAQALGCAAHSAGSVEQLRGALRAATDRQGPTLIEIDQTQWMKAVAQ; this is translated from the coding sequence ATGGCGACATGCGGCGAAGTACTGGTCAAGTTACTCGAGGGCTACGGGGTCGAGCAGGTGTTCGGCATCCCGGGGGTGCACACCGTGGAGCTGTATCGCGGGCTGGCCCGTTCGAGCATCAACCACGTCACCCCGCGGCATGAGCAGGGCGCCGGCTTCATGGCCGACGGCTATGCGCGCACCAGCGGCAAGCCGGGCGTGTGCTTCATCATCACCGGCCCCGGCATGACCAACATCACCACCGCCATGGGCCAGGCCTACGCCGACTCGATCCCGATGCTGGTGATCTCCAGCGTGCAGTCGCGCAGCCAGTTGGGCGGCGGCCGCGGCAAGCTCCACGAGCTGCCGAACCAGAGCGCGCTGGTCGGCGGTGTGGCGGCGTTCTCCCACACCTTGATGTCCGCCTCGGAATTGCCGGCGGTGCTGGCCCGGGCGTTCGCGCTGTTCCAGGCCGGGCGTCCGCGCCCGGTGCACATCGAGATCCCGCTGGACGTGCTGGTGGAAGACGCCGATGACCTGCTCGCCAGCGTGCCGGTGCACATCGACCGCGCCGGTGCCGCCCCGTCGGCCGTGAACCGCATGGCCGAACGGCTGGCCGGCGCCCAGCGTCCGCTGATCCTCGCCGGCGGCGGCGCCATCGACGCGGCGGCCGAACTCACCGAACTGGCCGAACGGCTGGACGCGCCGGTGGCGCTGACCATCAACGCCAAAGGCATGTTGCCGTCGGGCCATCCGCTGCTGATCGGTTCGACCCAGAGCCTGGTCGCCACCCGTGCGCTGGTGGCCGATGCCGATGTGGTGCTGGCCATCGGCACTGAACTGGCGGAAACAGACTACGACGTCACCTTCGCCGGCGGCTTCGAGATTCCCGGCCAACTGCTGCGCGTCGACATCGACCCGGACCAGACCGTGCGCAACTACCCGCCGCACGTGGCGCTGGTGGCCGACTCGCGCAACGCGGCCCAGGCCTTGCTCAGCGCATTGGCCCGGTACCCCCTGGCCGAACGCCGCAACGATTGGGGCCAGGTGCGCGCCGCCCGCCTGCGCGAGGAACTGGCCGCCGGCTGGGACGCGCCGGCCCTGGCCCAGACCCGCTTCCTCGAAACCGTCCTGCACGAACTGCCTGAAGCGGTGTTCGTCGGCGACTCCACGCAACCGGTGTACACCGGCAACCTCACCTTCAACCCGGATCATCCGCGCCGCTGGTTCAACGCCTCCACCGGCTACGGCACCCTCGGCTACGCCTTGCCGGCGGCCATCGGCGCCTGGCTGGGCGGCCGCCCGGAGCAAGGCGCGCGCCCGCCGGTGGTGTGCCTGATCGGCGACGGCGGCCTGCAGTTCACCCTGCCGGAACTGGCCAGCGCCGTGGAGGCGCGGGTGCCGGTGATCGTCCTGCTGTGGAACAACCAGGGCTACGAAGAGATCAAGCGCTACATGGTCAACCGGTCCATCGAACCGGTGGGCGTGGACATTTACACCCCGGACTTCATCGGCGTGGCCCAGGCCCTGGGCTGCGCGGCCCACTCGGCCGGCTCCGTCGAGCAACTGCGTGGCGCGCTGCGGGCGGCCACGGACCGTCAGGGCCCGACCCTGATCGAAATCGACCAGACCCAATGGATGAAGGCGGTGGCGCAATGA